Proteins from a genomic interval of Heteronotia binoei isolate CCM8104 ecotype False Entrance Well chromosome 7, APGP_CSIRO_Hbin_v1, whole genome shotgun sequence:
- the BASP1 gene encoding brain acid soluble protein 1 codes for MGGKLSKKKKGYNVNDEKVKDKDKKAEGATAEEGEAPKENEQSQQTTTETAEVKENNKEEKSEKEAANKVDDKEGEKDKAGSQEEAKKSEPEKPEAVVDAKAEPPKSNEQQAPKQEEPSSAAVPPASSEAPKPSEPSSEAKASQPSEVTTSKGDDKGKEDGDAKKTEAPVPAAQETKSEVASDSKPSSSAAAPSSKETPATTEAPSSTPKASEPAAPQEEVKPSEAPATISDQTIAAKD; via the coding sequence ATGGGAGGCAAActgagcaagaagaagaagggctACAATGTAAATGATGAAAAGGTGAAAGACAAGGACAAGAAGGCTGAGGGGGCAACTGCCGaggaaggggaggctccaaaagaGAACGAACAGAGCCAGCAGACCACCACAGAGACGGCCGAAGTGAAGGAGAACAACAAGGAGGAGAAGAGCGAGAAGGAGGCTGCCAACAAGGTGGATGACAAAGAAGGGGAGAAAGACAAAGCAGGAAGCCAGGAAGAGGCCAAGAAATCAGAGCCTGAGAAGCCAGAGGCAGTGGTCGATGCCAAGGCAGAGCCGCCGAAGAGCAATGAGCAGCAGGCGCCCAAGCAAGAGGAGCCCAGCTCTGCCGCCGTTCCTCCGGCCAGCAGTGAAGCACCGAAACCCTCAGAGCCCAGCAGTGAGGCAAAAGCTTCCCAGCCTTCAGAAGTCACCACTAGTAAAGGAGATGACAAAGGCAAGGAGGATGGGGACGCCAAAAAGACTGAGGCTCCAGTACCTGCAGCCCAAGAAACTAAAAGTGAAGTGGCTTCAGACTCAAAACCTAGCAGCAGCGCGGCTGCGCCTTCTTCCAAGGAGACCCCAGCGACAACAGAAGCACCTAGTTCAACTCCTAAGGCCTCAGAGCCTGCAGCCCCACAAGAGGAAGTGAAACCGTCTGAAGCTCCGGCAACTATTTCGGATCAAACCATAGCAGCGAAAGATTAA